In Romboutsia lituseburensis, a genomic segment contains:
- a CDS encoding transposase, translated as MAKHDFNFKMKVVKSYLDGEGGLGSIAKQYGLGSETQVKTWVNVYNTLGEEELKRKKQRTCYTIQFKLDVINYMLITKSSVQEVANHFGMNNISLIVTWKQKFLNDGVDALLKKKGIPIMNKNIKQEKINKRRRVRA; from the coding sequence ATGGCTAAACATGATTTTAACTTTAAAATGAAAGTTGTTAAATCATACTTAGATGGAGAAGGAGGGCTTGGTTCAATAGCAAAGCAATATGGCCTTGGTAGTGAAACTCAAGTTAAAACATGGGTTAATGTATACAATACATTAGGAGAAGAGGAATTAAAAAGAAAAAAACAAAGAACTTGTTATACTATACAGTTCAAGCTAGATGTTATAAACTATATGTTAATAACTAAATCTAGTGTGCAAGAAGTCGCTAACCATTTTGGTATGAACAATATCTCACTTATAGTAACTTGGAAACAAAAATTTTTAAATGATGGTGTCGATGCCTTGTTAAAAAAGAAAGGGATACCAATCATGAATAAAAATATTAAACAAGAAAAAATTAACAAGAGAAGAAGAGTTAGAGCGTGA